The proteins below are encoded in one region of Candidatus Methylarchaceae archaeon HK02M2:
- the gatE gene encoding Glu-tRNA(Gln) amidotransferase subunit GatE, giving the protein MIDYKEIGLKVGLEIHQQLATKRKLFCQCEKFQSDKSEFSFERRLRPTQSELGQVDPAAMFEFKKGRMIKYQVNRESACLVEADEEPPHDLNMEAVESALIVALALNSKIVDELHTMRKLVIDGSNTTGFQRTIIVALGGVLKTIAREVDVQTICLEEDAARLTKDSKNFREYWLDRLCVPLVEIALAPVEESPHKVQEIALSLGRLLRATKRVARGLGTIRQDINVSIKEGAVVEVKGI; this is encoded by the coding sequence ATGATCGATTATAAAGAAATAGGCTTGAAGGTAGGGCTTGAAATACACCAGCAATTAGCAACTAAAAGAAAACTTTTTTGCCAATGCGAAAAGTTTCAATCTGATAAATCTGAGTTCTCATTTGAGAGAAGGTTAAGACCTACACAGAGTGAGTTGGGTCAAGTCGATCCAGCAGCCATGTTCGAGTTCAAGAAAGGCAGAATGATAAAGTATCAAGTGAACCGTGAGAGTGCCTGCCTTGTAGAGGCTGATGAGGAGCCTCCTCATGATTTGAATATGGAAGCTGTGGAGTCTGCCCTTATTGTAGCTTTAGCTTTAAACTCGAAAATAGTAGATGAATTACATACAATGAGGAAGTTAGTGATAGACGGCTCAAATACAACAGGTTTTCAGAGAACAATAATAGTTGCCCTTGGAGGTGTGCTAAAAACTATTGCTAGAGAAGTAGATGTCCAAACGATATGCCTTGAGGAAGATGCTGCAAGGTTGACAAAAGATTCTAAAAATTTCCGCGAATACTGGTTAGACAGGCTATGTGTGCCATTAGTTGAGATAGCTCTAGCTCCTGTAGAAGAATCACCTCACAAGGTTCAAGAGATAGCTCTATCATTAGGCAGACTTCTTAGAGCAACTAAAAGAGTAGCGAGAGGTCTTGGCACAATAAGACAAGATATCAATGTATCTATAAAAGAGGGAGCAGTAGTAGAAGTTAAAGGAATTC